TTCAGAGCATGGCGCGCTGATCCAAGGAAACGGGCTGGTCGCCCGTGACGTGCCCGTAATCCTCCGTCGCAAGGACCTGAGCGTCGGTGGTCATGTGGCCTGGGTGCGCGGCAATCTCGCGGGAATCGCGTTCACCAACAGTCTGAATCGCGAGGTGGTAATGCAGCACATTCCGCGGGCGGCCGTCCGGCAAAAGGATCAGCCCCTTCACCGACGACCAGCGGTGACCCAACGCGGAATGAATGCGGAAGAGCGCCGCTGGTTCGAAGAAATGACGCGCCCGCCGAAAGACGGCAAAGGCTAGTTCGCGGCGCGATCGCGATCCTGGCGCTCGCCAAGCCAGCCCACCAACTGTGAGAGGGCCAGCACGCGATTGAACGTAATCCCGCAGGTCTCGCCATCGGCCCAACGGACAACGCCCTGCTCAGGCGAGAGGCCGGGAAGCGTGACGACCACGTTCGCGCCGACCGGCAGTTCCCTGGTCGCCTCGACGCGCAAGCCGCCTTGCGAGACGTTGACGGTCCGTGCGCGATGCATCGTGGCGCCCTGGCGAACCCATGCGTTACATTCGATCTCGATGCGCGGCATCCGTGGGCGGAGGCCATCAGCGGAGCCGGAGATGAGCGACAGCACATCGATCGGGGTGTCGAACTCAACGCCCACATGCTCGCCGTTCACCCACAACGCCTTGCCACCGATCGGCTCGCCCTGCTTGAGCTCGATATAGAGCCGCGCAGCTTCGGGAATGTCGGAATAGGCACGGATCAGCATGCCGCCTGCCGATATGTTCTTGATCAGGCAAAGCTCGCGCCGGTCGTCAATCAGGAGCGATCCGACCCGGAGGAGGCTTAAGTAGCGTTCGCAGCTTCGACGCTCGGCGGGCGCCTTCGGGACGCCTGCTAAGGAGTAAACCGTGGTTTCGACCTGTTGCTCGTCCAACATGCACTCCGGACCTTCGAAGGTTTGCCAACGCATGCTTGCTGCGCCGTATGCACGGCGCCGCCCCCCACTCGCATCTGACTGGCTTAATCCTCATGCCTTACCAGTTAGTTGCGATTGCCGCCGAAGCGACGATAGTTTGCCGAAGGTGTGCGCTAGGCGTAGTGAGAGGTCGGAGGTGCGGCATGAATAGAGCGCTTTTTCTGGGCCTGCTGCTGATGGCGGCTAGCGGGACAGCGCTGGCCCAGGGTCAGGCTGCTCCAGCTCAGGCTGCGCCGTTCCAGGCGACCAGCGGGCCCTTGGCGTCCGCCGTCGACAAGACAACGCAAACCGAGGAAGTCCGCTTCCGCAACGAATATAACTACCGGATGACCGTTCCGGTTACACTTTCGGGCAATGGCCCCTACCGCTTCCTCGTCGATACCGGCGCCGACCGGACGGCGATTTCACGGGATCTTGCGACGCGGCTGAAGCTGACGGCCGGGCAGGGTGTCTCGCTTCACAGCATTTCCGGCGTTTCTAGCGTCGATACCGCGACGGTGCCGGCGCTTCAGTTGACGCGGAAACCGGTCCGGATCGCCGATGCACCCCTGCTCGACAGCGCCAACATGGGCGCTGACGGAATCCTCGGCACGGACTCGCTCGCCTCGCAGCGTGTCGTTTTCGATTTTCCCGCGCAAACTATGTCGATCGTGCCATCGGCCAGTCCGGATTGGCATGACGAGCCTGGTACCATCGTCGTTGAGGCCAAGCGGCGTAACGGACGGCTCGTGGTCACCGACGCCTATGCGAACGGCCAGCACATCACGGTCGTGCTGGATACAGGCTCGCAGATCAGCATTGGCAACGAAGCGCTGAAGACGATGCTCACGGCTAAGTCGCTATCTGGTTCGCAGCCGGTGGAGCTTCAGTCTGTAACCGGCGACAAGCTGGCAGGCGACTACATGTTCGTCAAAGAGGTCGAGATGGGTGGCATCGGCCTCAGGAACCTGGCCGTCGTCTTCGCGCCGGCACACACGTTCAAACAGCTGAAGCTCGAGGATAAGCCTGCTCTGTTGCTCGGCATGAATGCGATCAGGTCCTTTAAGAAGGTATCGATCGACTTCGCGCGCAAAACGCTGCGCGTCATCGTGCCACAGGAAAGCCAACTCGAAGTCCGCGTCGCCAGCGCGCTTTAACGCGCTCCGATTGTGCTCTGTCCGGGCGCTTGCCTAGAAGGCCGGATAAACAGCCATTTCGGTGCGGGTTCAGGTGGATATTCGCCGCGGCGACGAACGCACCGCCCCCGCCTGTCGAGCGAGGCGAACGCGGTAAATAGTCGCGAATTATACTTTCTCGGCGAACCGGTCGTGCAGGGCCGCAAGGGATGCGTCGTGCGTGAGGTCGAGATGGAGCGGGGTCACGCTCACATAGCCGTCGGCGACCGCCTCGAGGTCAGTTGAATGGCCGGGCGTTTCGACCATCGGTCCTAGCCCGAACCAGTAATAGCCGTAGCCACGCGGATCGGTGCGCTCCACTATGCGGAGCCGACCGTAGTCGCGGATGCCTTGGCGGCAAACGCGGATGCCTTTGACGTCTTCCGGGCGCATCGCCGGGAAGTTCACGTTGATGAGCGTCTTGGGCTCCGTCTCTAGCTCGAGCAGGGGCGCTAGAACTCGCTCGGCCCATGCTTCGGCGGCCGCGAACGGGACCGTGTCGCCCATTCCTTCACGCGAATAGGCTTGGCTCAGGGCGATCGATCGGACGCCTGCGAGCGCTCCCTCCATCGCCGCGGAGACGGTGCCAGAGTAAGTGACGTCCTCGGCCAGGTTCGCGCCGCGATTGATCCCCGACATGATGAGGTCAGGTGGCGAGTCTTTCATGATGTGCGCCAGCGCCAGCATGACGGCGTCCGTGGGCGTCCCCGTGACGGAAAAACGCCGGTCGTCATGGCGCCGAAGCCGCACAGGTGTCGTTAGCGTGAGCGAATGGCCTGCGCCCGATTGTTCCTCAGTCGGTGCGACGATCCAGACGTCGTCGCTGAGCTTGCGTGCCACCGCTTCGAGAAGTTTCAGGCCGCGGGCGTTGATGCCGTCGTCATTGGTCAGAAGAATGCGCATTTGGCGGCTATGGCGGGAAGGGTTCTAACCAGCAACTGTGTCAGGGCTCGCAACGACATTGCGCCATATTCGCAACATCTTGGCGATTTCTTCACTGGTTAACCGTCAGTGCTTGTTAAGGCTCTGAGGCATATTTATAGGCCGGCGTTGGGGATGACTGGCTTCATTTCGGTTAAGTCCCGAAAAAGTCAGTCGTAATTGCCTCCGGCTGCACCGGCGGGCCGGCCGCAGCAGGTGGCGGCGTATGGGCAAATCTCTGCAGGGGGCTGCAGAGATGATGTGCGGGGGAGGTTTTATGGCGACTGCTCTTGTCGACCTTTATGGCGGCAGTGAACTACCCTTCGACCGGATCATTCTTCCGGAAGGCTATCGGCCATCCGACGGCGAAGAATTCATGTGCGGCAAGCACCGTGCATATTTCCTGAGAAAATTGAAGGCCTGGAAAGAGGCGATCGTCGAGGAGTCTCGCCAGACAATGGCGCAGCTCCAGGTCGACTCGCTTCGCGAGCCTGACATTGCCGACCGAGCGTCGAGCGAAACCGATTGGTCGATCGAGCTTCGCACTCGCGACCGGCAACGTAAGCTTATCTCGAAGATCGATTGCGCGATCCGTCGCCTCTACGAGGGCGAATATGGCTATTGCGATGTGACTGGCGAGCCGATCTCTCTAGCGCGTCTCGAGGCCCGTCCGATCGCGACCATGACCCTCGAAGCGCAAGAGCGCCACGAGCGGATCGAGCGCGTTTCGCGCGACGATTGAGTGGATCAGTGCGCGGCGACTAAGGTCGCCGCGCATAAAAAAGGCCGCCTCAGTGTGTGAGGTGGCCGGCCATTTCGTCCTTGAGCTTCAGCTTTTCCTTTTTCAGCCGGTGGAGAAGGTCTTCGTCGGGGTGGGCCCTGTGCTCTTCCTCTTCGATCAGAGAGTGAAGAGCCGCATGCTTTGACTCCAATTCCTCGACCATTGCCTTGTCCATTGGTGCAGTTCCTTTCAGGCTAGTGTCACCACCGCGTAATAAAACACGAAACGCGCCGGATGTCTTGGGCCATTGCACCGCTCGGCGGGTCTTCGGCGCGCTTTGCCGATGACGGTAGTGAGTTTTCCGCAGGCCGTCTTTCGCCTAGGTGCACCCAGATGAATGATGACGAACCGGCGACCGACCTCGACGCGTTGAAGGCCGAGCATCGCAGGCTGGACGAGGAAATCGCGCGACTTTTGGACGATCCCGACACCGACCAGCTTGAGATCGCCCGTCTCAAGCGGCGAAAGCTCCGGCTAAAGGATCAGATCCAACAAATCCTTGATACACGGACTCCAGATATCATCGCCTGAATCTGTCCCATTGTTGGACAATCAAGGCCCTCGCCACCGTCTCAGGGAGAGACAGACCGCCGCTGGAACAAGCCGGGCGAGCGAGTCGGACGTTTTCAGGGACAGGTAACGGTGGCACTTATGCTGACAATGAACGAATCGGAATTGCCCCAGTCACAGACGCGCATCACGTCGCGCCTGATCGACTCGCTCTACACGGAAGCGATGTTGCTGGCCGACGAGGCAAGGTCGTATTTTGACGATGCCGGCCGTGATGAGCGGCAGACGCTAGAACCTTTCGCGCGTGTCGGGTTCGCCTGCGAGTCGCTGAAGGTGACGACGCGCATCATGCATATCGTCGCATGGCTTCTGACCCAGCGCGCGATCGAGTCGGGTGAAATCGCTAATTTCGAAGGGCGACGGCCCGAGCGTCGGCTGGGTCATGCGCAGGAAAGCGATCCCGCTGTGGTCAATCAGTTGCCGGAGTCGGCGCAGAAGCTGATCAATAGTAGCGCCGAGCTATATGCGCGCATCAAGCGGATCGACGAAGGCACGCTGGAGACCGAAGTTCCGCAGAGCCCGGCGCGCGCGCTCATGGGCCGCCTAGAGCGTGGACTCGGC
This portion of the Sphingomonas limnosediminicola genome encodes:
- a CDS encoding PilZ domain-containing protein, coding for MQPLGQPPSEQSRRGSPRSKVFLAATLEWPDRARTVVLRDLSEHGALIQGNGLVARDVPVILRRKDLSVGGHVAWVRGNLAGIAFTNSLNREVVMQHIPRAAVRQKDQPLHRRPAVTQRGMNAEERRWFEEMTRPPKDGKG
- a CDS encoding PilZ domain-containing protein codes for the protein MRWQTFEGPECMLDEQQVETTVYSLAGVPKAPAERRSCERYLSLLRVGSLLIDDRRELCLIKNISAGGMLIRAYSDIPEAARLYIELKQGEPIGGKALWVNGEHVGVEFDTPIDVLSLISGSADGLRPRMPRIEIECNAWVRQGATMHRARTVNVSQGGLRVEATRELPVGANVVVTLPGLSPEQGVVRWADGETCGITFNRVLALSQLVGWLGERQDRDRAAN
- a CDS encoding retroviral-like aspartic protease family protein — encoded protein: MNRALFLGLLLMAASGTALAQGQAAPAQAAPFQATSGPLASAVDKTTQTEEVRFRNEYNYRMTVPVTLSGNGPYRFLVDTGADRTAISRDLATRLKLTAGQGVSLHSISGVSSVDTATVPALQLTRKPVRIADAPLLDSANMGADGILGTDSLASQRVVFDFPAQTMSIVPSASPDWHDEPGTIVVEAKRRNGRLVVTDAYANGQHITVVLDTGSQISIGNEALKTMLTAKSLSGSQPVELQSVTGDKLAGDYMFVKEVEMGGIGLRNLAVVFAPAHTFKQLKLEDKPALLLGMNAIRSFKKVSIDFARKTLRVIVPQESQLEVRVASAL
- the surE gene encoding 5'/3'-nucleotidase SurE → MRILLTNDDGINARGLKLLEAVARKLSDDVWIVAPTEEQSGAGHSLTLTTPVRLRRHDDRRFSVTGTPTDAVMLALAHIMKDSPPDLIMSGINRGANLAEDVTYSGTVSAAMEGALAGVRSIALSQAYSREGMGDTVPFAAAEAWAERVLAPLLELETEPKTLINVNFPAMRPEDVKGIRVCRQGIRDYGRLRIVERTDPRGYGYYWFGLGPMVETPGHSTDLEAVADGYVSVTPLHLDLTHDASLAALHDRFAEKV
- the dksA gene encoding RNA polymerase-binding protein DksA — its product is MATALVDLYGGSELPFDRIILPEGYRPSDGEEFMCGKHRAYFLRKLKAWKEAIVEESRQTMAQLQVDSLREPDIADRASSETDWSIELRTRDRQRKLISKIDCAIRRLYEGEYGYCDVTGEPISLARLEARPIATMTLEAQERHERIERVSRDD
- a CDS encoding DUF465 domain-containing protein → MDKAMVEELESKHAALHSLIEEEEHRAHPDEDLLHRLKKEKLKLKDEMAGHLTH
- a CDS encoding DUF465 domain-containing protein, whose protein sequence is MNDDEPATDLDALKAEHRRLDEEIARLLDDPDTDQLEIARLKRRKLRLKDQIQQILDTRTPDIIA
- a CDS encoding DUF1465 family protein, which codes for MNESELPQSQTRITSRLIDSLYTEAMLLADEARSYFDDAGRDERQTLEPFARVGFACESLKVTTRIMHIVAWLLTQRAIESGEIANFEGRRPERRLGHAQESDPAVVNQLPESAQKLINSSAELYARIKRIDEGTLETEVPQSPARALMGRLERGLGGHSS